In the Gorilla gorilla gorilla isolate KB3781 chromosome 10, NHGRI_mGorGor1-v2.1_pri, whole genome shotgun sequence genome, one interval contains:
- the RDH16 gene encoding retinol dehydrogenase 16 yields MWLYLAVFVGLYYLLHWYRESQVLSHLRDKYVFITGCDSGFGKLLARQLDARGLRVLAACLTEKGAEQLRGQTSDRLETVTLDVTKTESVAAAAQWVKECVRDKGLWGLVNNAGISLPTAPNELLTKQDFVTILDVNLLGVIDVTLSLLPLVRRARGRVVNVSSVMGRVSLFGGGYCISKYGVEAFSDSLRRELSYFGVKVAMIEPGYFKTAVTSNERFLKSFLEIWDRSSPEVKEAYGEKFVADYKKSAEQMEQKCTQDLSLVTNCMEHALIACHPRTRYSAGWDAKLLYLPMSYMPTFLVDAIMYWVSPSPAKAL; encoded by the exons ATGTGGCTCTACCTGGCGGTTTTCGTGGGCCTGTACTACCTTCTGCACTGGTACCGGGAGAGTCAGGTGCTGAGCCACCTGAGAGATAAGTATGTGTTCATCACGGGCTGTGACTCTGGCTTCGGGAAACTGCTGGCCAGACAGCTGGATGCACGAGGCTTGCGGGTGCTGGCTGCGTGTCTGACGGAGAAAGGAGCCGAGCAGCTGAGGGGCCAGACTTCAGACAGGCTGGAGACGGTGACCCTGGATGTTACCAAGACAGAGAGCGTTGCTGCAGCCGCCCAGTGGGTGAAGGAGTGCGTGAGAGACAAAG GACTCTGGGGCCTGGTGAATAATGCTGGCATCTCCTTGCCCACGGCTCCCAATGAGTTGCTCACCAAGCAGGACTTCGTGACCATACTGGACGTGAACTTGTTGGGGGTGATTGATGTGACTCTGAGCCTGCTGCCCTTAGTGAGGAGGGCCAGGGGCCGTGTGGTCAACGTCTCCAGTGTCATGGGCCGGGTGTCACTTTTTGGTGGAGGCTACTGCATCTCCAAGTATGGCGTGGAAGCCTTCTCCGACTCCCTCAG GAGGGAACTCTCCTACTTTGGGGTGAAGGTGGCTATGATTGAACCTGGCTATTTCAAGACTGCTGTGACCAGTAACGAGAGATTCTTAAAGAGCTTCCTGGAGATTTGGGACCGGTCCAGTCCAGAGGTCAAGGAGGCCTATGGCGAGAAGTTTGTTGCAGACT ATAAGAAATCAGCTGAACAAATGGAGCAGAAGTGCACACAGGATCTGTCGTTGGTGACCAACTGCATGGAGCATGCGCTGATTGCCTGCCACCCCCGCACTCGCTACTCAGCTGGCTGGGATGCCAAGCTTCTCTACCTCCCCATGAGCTACATGCCCACCTTCCTGGTGGATGCCATTATGTACTGGGTCTCTCCAAGCCCGGCCAAGGCTCTATGA